In one Mucilaginibacter ginsenosidivorax genomic region, the following are encoded:
- the ruvX gene encoding Holliday junction resolvase RuvX produces the protein MRIMAFDYGTKRIGIAVTDPLQIIATGLDTVHPMYIVDYLKTYLKTEQVERFIVGEPKQMDNTPSQSAIHVKGFVGLLKKTFPEVPIEMLDERFTSKMASATIAQSGMNKKGRQNKELVDTISAVILLQSWMAKAY, from the coding sequence ATGAGAATCATGGCTTTCGATTACGGTACCAAACGCATTGGTATAGCGGTTACTGATCCTTTGCAGATTATAGCCACTGGGCTGGATACCGTGCACCCGATGTACATTGTTGATTACCTGAAAACTTATTTAAAAACCGAGCAGGTGGAGCGCTTTATTGTTGGCGAGCCCAAGCAGATGGATAATACACCATCGCAATCGGCCATACATGTTAAAGGTTTTGTGGGGCTGCTTAAAAAAACTTTTCCTGAGGTCCCTATCGAAATGCTGGATGAGCGGTTTACCTCCAAAATGGCATCGGCCACCATTGCCCAAAGCGGCATGAATAAAAAAGGACGCCAAAATAAAGAGCTGGTAGATACCATATCGGCCGTAATATTGTTACAAAGCTGGATGGCTAAAGCTTATTAG
- a CDS encoding PfkB family carbohydrate kinase, producing MYDICCVGHITLDKVVTPRVTAHMAGGTSFYFSNAIRNMDVSYTLVTTLAESEMVVVEKLRAKGINVNACACGLSVYFENIYSENQDHRTQRVLQKANPFTVEQLQEIDAQIFHLGPLLADDMPVELIKELNSRGKVSLDVQGYLRKVEDKNVVAIDWADKREALQYIDILKANEHETEVLTGSKDIHEGARILADWGVKEVVLTLGSMGSVIYTGGVFYNIPAYKPSAVVDATGCGDTYMAGYLYQRIKGESFQQAGEFAAAMASFKIESSGPFTGTEDDVLNLIARGEKTYAY from the coding sequence ATGTACGATATTTGTTGCGTTGGGCATATAACGTTAGATAAGGTGGTAACGCCGCGTGTAACTGCCCACATGGCCGGTGGCACCTCTTTTTACTTTTCAAATGCCATCCGCAATATGGATGTTAGCTACACGCTGGTAACAACACTTGCCGAAAGCGAAATGGTTGTTGTTGAAAAACTACGCGCCAAGGGCATTAACGTAAATGCCTGCGCCTGCGGCCTTTCTGTTTATTTTGAAAATATTTACTCCGAAAACCAGGACCACCGCACCCAGCGTGTGCTGCAAAAAGCCAATCCTTTTACTGTTGAGCAATTACAGGAAATTGACGCCCAAATTTTTCATTTAGGCCCATTGCTTGCCGATGACATGCCGGTTGAACTGATTAAGGAATTAAATAGCCGCGGCAAAGTATCGCTTGACGTGCAGGGTTACCTGCGCAAGGTTGAAGATAAAAACGTTGTGGCCATAGATTGGGCCGATAAGCGCGAAGCCTTGCAATACATTGATATCCTGAAAGCCAACGAACACGAAACAGAAGTGCTTACCGGCAGTAAAGACATCCACGAAGGTGCCCGCATTTTGGCCGACTGGGGTGTTAAAGAAGTTGTACTTACCCTGGGCAGCATGGGATCTGTAATTTATACAGGTGGCGTTTTTTACAATATCCCGGCCTACAAGCCATCTGCCGTTGTAGATGCAACCGGTTGCGGCGATACCTATATGGCCGGCTACCTTTACCAGCGCATTAAAGGCGAATCTTTTCAGCAGGCCGGTGAGTTTGCCGCAGCAATGGCAAGTTTTAAAATTGAATCATCCGGCCCGTTTACCGGCACCGAGGATGATGTTTTAAACCTTATTGCCCGTGGCGAAAAAACTTACGCCTACTGA
- a CDS encoding PAS domain-containing sensor histidine kinase yields the protein MPIVYYMINRFETNTGADFNFERFFELSADLFCIAGYDGYFKRINAAVSKTLGYTNEELFSSPINSFVHPDDQIITERKRDNIRHDVPLLNFENRYITKSGEVVWLAWTSMPVDKDQLVFAIAKNITHKKKQEAERNDLITHLTQINDDLKQLTYTTSHDLRSPVSNLLSVFNFIDVSKIQDPETIEFIGMLRSASESLKETLNNYVDVLSQKDSLTVHRENININETLNTVLHSVSSLVQDSGVTINLSFTGDCIINFNKSYLESVFLNLITNSIKYARPEISPVIDISFRVHKGLKQILFADNGLGFDMDRVKDKIFGFHQTFHHHHDSKGIGLYLVYNHITSLGGQIAIESKPNEGATFIISFKD from the coding sequence ATGCCAATTGTATACTACATGATAAATCGTTTTGAAACAAACACCGGGGCAGATTTTAATTTCGAACGTTTTTTCGAGTTATCGGCCGATCTTTTCTGCATTGCAGGCTACGATGGCTACTTTAAAAGAATTAACGCCGCTGTTTCAAAAACTTTAGGATATACCAACGAAGAACTTTTTTCGAGCCCGATAAACTCTTTTGTACACCCGGACGACCAGATTATAACCGAAAGAAAACGCGATAACATCAGGCACGATGTACCGCTTTTAAATTTTGAAAACCGCTATATAACTAAAAGCGGAGAGGTAGTTTGGCTTGCCTGGACATCGATGCCCGTTGATAAAGATCAGCTTGTTTTTGCCATTGCCAAAAACATTACCCACAAAAAAAAGCAGGAAGCTGAGCGTAACGACCTGATAACCCACCTCACACAAATAAACGACGACCTGAAACAGCTTACCTACACCACATCGCATGACCTGCGTTCGCCGGTAAGTAACCTGCTGTCGGTTTTTAATTTTATTGATGTTTCAAAAATACAGGACCCTGAAACCATTGAGTTTATCGGCATGCTTAGGTCGGCTTCAGAGAGCCTGAAAGAAACACTTAATAACTATGTAGATGTTTTGAGCCAGAAAGACAGCCTGACCGTTCACCGGGAAAACATCAACATTAACGAAACCTTAAACACCGTTCTGCATTCCGTTAGTTCCCTGGTGCAAGATTCCGGTGTTACCATCAACCTTAGCTTTACCGGCGATTGTATTATTAATTTTAATAAATCGTACCTCGAAAGCGTATTTTTAAACCTCATCACCAATTCAATAAAGTACGCCCGTCCCGAAATTTCCCCGGTTATAGATATCAGCTTCAGGGTTCATAAGGGGTTAAAACAAATATTGTTTGCCGATAACGGTTTAGGTTTTGATATGGACCGCGTTAAGGATAAAATATTCGGATTTCACCAAACGTTTCATCATCACCATGATAGCAAAGGCATCGGGCTATACTTGGTTTATAACCATATTACCAGCCTGGGCGGACAGATTGCCATCGAAAGCAAACCTAACGAAGGAGCCACCTTTATCATATCGTTTAAAGATTAA
- a CDS encoding anti-sigma factor family protein produces MNTIEEELWNYIDGNCTPAEQAAIARLIEQDEAYSKKYQELLQLNQEFAAMELDEPSMAFTYNVMETIRTENARQPLKAAIDKRIIIGIAVFFIFTILALLVFAFANTHSQLSAFDVKVKLPAAVKLPNVANIFTSPVFKWFIMFDVVLALFLSDSYLRRKKTTKQA; encoded by the coding sequence ATGAATACCATAGAAGAAGAACTCTGGAACTATATTGACGGCAACTGCACGCCTGCAGAGCAGGCTGCCATTGCCAGGCTTATTGAGCAGGATGAGGCCTACAGCAAAAAATACCAGGAACTGCTGCAGCTAAACCAGGAATTTGCAGCCATGGAGCTCGACGAACCATCAATGGCATTTACCTATAACGTGATGGAAACCATCCGCACCGAAAACGCGCGCCAGCCGCTTAAAGCGGCTATTGATAAACGTATTATTATAGGCATAGCTGTTTTCTTTATTTTTACCATACTTGCGTTGCTGGTGTTCGCTTTTGCAAACACTCATTCGCAACTGTCGGCATTTGATGTAAAAGTTAAATTGCCGGCTGCTGTAAAACTGCCAAATGTTGCCAATATTTTTACCAGCCCGGTATTTAAATGGTTTATCATGTTTGATGTGGTATTGGCCTTATTTTTATCAGACAGTTATTTGCGTAGAAAAAAAACGACAAAACAGGCCTAA
- a CDS encoding RNA polymerase sigma factor has protein sequence MQSKLSDIDLIEQTLAGNQSAYADLVKRHQRFVFTLALRFSKNREDAEEIAQDCFIKAYRALATYGGQSKFSTWLYTIVYNTAMTFLRKKRVATDSIDDEATFIQVENNESAYDAYNVENKSRSFYVNQAIAQLLPDDATIITLFYKGEQSLEEIAQTLGMEANTVKVKLFRARQRLKDKLERNLKHEVKELI, from the coding sequence ATGCAAAGCAAGCTTTCAGATATCGATCTTATTGAACAAACACTGGCGGGCAACCAATCGGCGTATGCCGACCTGGTGAAGCGGCACCAGCGGTTTGTGTTTACACTTGCTTTGCGTTTTTCAAAAAACCGCGAGGATGCCGAAGAGATTGCACAGGACTGTTTTATAAAGGCGTACCGCGCGCTGGCAACATACGGCGGGCAATCAAAATTCAGTACATGGCTGTACACTATTGTGTATAATACAGCCATGACATTTTTACGAAAAAAAAGAGTAGCAACCGATTCGATAGATGACGAAGCTACCTTTATACAGGTTGAAAACAACGAGTCGGCTTATGATGCCTACAACGTTGAAAATAAATCGCGATCGTTTTATGTTAACCAGGCCATAGCGCAGTTACTGCCCGATGATGCCACCATTATAACCTTGTTTTATAAAGGCGAGCAATCACTGGAAGAAATTGCCCAAACTTTGGGGATGGAAGCCAATACGGTTAAGGTAAAACTATTCAGGGCGCGCCAGCGTTTGAAAGATAAGCTGGAGCGTAATTTAAAACATGAGGTTAAAGAACTGATATGA
- a CDS encoding zinc metallopeptidase, with protein sequence MNHLSFITAYIGYNSAWFLMILVAIVSFIVQWRFKSKFKHYSEVGLLSGLSGQEVAVKMLRAHGIFDVQVICVDGQLSDHYNPETKTVNLSQDVFYSRSVAAAAVAAHECGHAVQHAQAYAWLSFRSAMVPVINIASTLTQWTLLIGVMLLIFSHNPFVLAVGVAALALVTFFSFITLPVEFDASHRALVWLNNNYSIMQTTEEHEQAKDALWWAAMTYVVAALSSLATLLYYASFLFNRRN encoded by the coding sequence ATGAATCACTTATCATTTATAACAGCCTATATTGGATATAACTCTGCCTGGTTCCTGATGATCCTGGTTGCCATTGTTAGCTTTATAGTACAATGGCGTTTTAAGAGTAAATTTAAACACTACTCAGAAGTTGGTTTGCTATCAGGCCTGTCGGGCCAGGAGGTAGCGGTTAAAATGCTGCGCGCCCATGGCATATTTGATGTACAGGTAATATGCGTAGATGGCCAGCTTAGCGATCACTATAACCCCGAAACCAAGACCGTTAACCTGAGCCAGGATGTTTTTTATAGCCGCAGTGTTGCCGCGGCGGCAGTTGCCGCTCATGAGTGCGGCCACGCTGTACAACATGCACAGGCTTATGCATGGCTCAGCTTCCGGTCGGCCATGGTTCCTGTTATTAATATAGCATCAACACTAACGCAGTGGACATTGCTTATTGGTGTAATGTTGCTCATCTTTTCGCATAATCCTTTTGTGTTGGCTGTTGGCGTAGCAGCGCTGGCATTGGTTACATTTTTTAGTTTTATAACGCTACCGGTTGAGTTTGATGCCAGCCATCGCGCATTGGTTTGGCTCAATAACAACTATAGCATTATGCAAACAACCGAAGAGCACGAACAAGCCAAAGACGCCCTTTGGTGGGCCGCCATGACCTACGTGGTAGCCGCCCTTAGCTCATTGGCAACTTTGCTTTATTACGCATCATTTTTATTTAACAGGCGGAATTGA
- a CDS encoding NAD(P)/FAD-dependent oxidoreductase: MFSYWEQTSFIDNADVIIIGSGLVGLSAALHLKKQQPLLKVLVLERGFLPSGASTKNAGFACFGTISEQIEVINRSSEAEAMHLVDYKWRGLQRLRQNLGDKNIDYHQHGGHELFMNDEAQAAGIALDQVDHLNKLLQPIIGTTDIYAVANEKIADFGFNNVTSIIYNRFEGQIDTGKMMRALLYKVYELGVLVLNNVQVSAIEHEAACVRLQTTQGTFKAGKVILATNAFASQLYPELDVVPGRGQVLVTKPVDGLKLKGTYHFNEGYYYFRNIDNRVLFGGGRNLNYKAEETWEFGHTDEVKEKLLTYLDQVILPDQKTEIDYWWSGIMGFGEQLSPIVKAVQPHVFCAVRCNGMGVAMGSLVGEEVAEMVLCDI; this comes from the coding sequence ATGTTTTCCTACTGGGAGCAAACTTCTTTTATTGATAACGCCGATGTAATTATCATTGGCAGCGGCCTGGTGGGCCTAAGTGCCGCCCTGCATTTAAAAAAACAACAGCCATTGCTTAAAGTACTGGTACTTGAGCGGGGCTTTTTACCAAGCGGTGCCAGTACTAAAAACGCTGGTTTTGCCTGTTTTGGTACAATTAGCGAGCAAATTGAGGTAATAAACCGATCATCAGAAGCCGAGGCCATGCATTTGGTTGATTATAAGTGGCGCGGCCTGCAGCGCCTGCGGCAAAACCTTGGGGATAAGAATATTGATTACCATCAACATGGCGGGCACGAATTGTTTATGAATGATGAAGCCCAGGCCGCAGGCATCGCGTTGGACCAGGTTGATCATCTTAATAAATTATTACAGCCCATTATCGGGACCACTGACATTTATGCAGTTGCGAATGAAAAAATTGCAGATTTTGGCTTCAATAATGTAACCAGCATAATTTACAACCGCTTTGAGGGACAGATTGACACCGGTAAAATGATGCGGGCTTTATTGTATAAAGTGTATGAGCTGGGAGTGTTGGTTTTAAATAACGTACAGGTATCGGCAATTGAGCACGAGGCTGCTTGCGTTAGGCTGCAAACTACACAGGGTACTTTTAAGGCAGGCAAAGTAATACTGGCAACAAATGCATTTGCAAGCCAGTTGTACCCGGAATTGGATGTGGTGCCCGGCAGGGGACAGGTACTGGTTACAAAACCTGTTGATGGTTTAAAACTGAAGGGCACCTATCATTTTAACGAAGGGTACTATTATTTCAGGAACATTGATAACCGTGTGCTATTTGGCGGCGGCCGCAACCTGAATTACAAGGCCGAAGAAACCTGGGAGTTTGGGCATACAGATGAGGTTAAGGAAAAACTCTTAACCTATTTAGACCAGGTTATCCTCCCCGATCAAAAAACAGAGATTGATTACTGGTGGAGCGGCATCATGGGCTTCGGCGAACAACTAAGCCCGATAGTGAAAGCGGTACAGCCCCATGTTTTCTGCGCGGTACGCTGTAACGGCATGGGTGTAGCTATGGGAAGTTTGGTAGGCGAGGAAGTGGCAGAAATGGTATTATGCGATATTTAA
- the ypfJ gene encoding KPN_02809 family neutral zinc metallopeptidase, with amino-acid sequence MQWFGRGESDNVEDQRGSGGGRGIAIGGGILGLIGAVIYMFTGINPSQLLNQGGGDQQQQTEQQNPNAPEDNGKKFVRVVLKDTEDIWAKLFNDMGRQYQDPKLVLFTDYVQSACGNASSATGPFYCPGDAKVYIDLSFYDELKTRFGAGGDFANAYVIAHEVGHHVQNLLGVSAKMDQARSRMSEREYNKLSVKLELQADFYAGVWAHYEQSINKAINEKDIEDALNAANAIGDDRLQKQSQGHVEPDSFTHGTSAQRVYWFKKGYETGDVKQGNTFADDRYAFLAN; translated from the coding sequence ATGCAATGGTTTGGCAGGGGCGAAAGCGATAATGTAGAAGATCAGCGTGGCAGCGGCGGTGGTCGCGGTATAGCAATTGGCGGCGGAATACTGGGCCTTATTGGGGCTGTAATTTATATGTTTACGGGGATTAACCCCTCGCAGCTACTTAACCAGGGTGGCGGCGACCAGCAACAACAAACCGAGCAACAAAACCCCAATGCACCCGAAGACAACGGCAAAAAATTTGTGCGTGTAGTACTTAAGGATACCGAGGACATTTGGGCCAAACTATTTAACGATATGGGCAGGCAGTACCAGGACCCTAAGTTGGTTTTATTTACCGATTATGTGCAATCGGCCTGCGGTAACGCCAGCTCGGCCACGGGGCCGTTTTATTGCCCCGGCGACGCCAAAGTATATATAGATTTGAGTTTTTACGACGAACTTAAAACGCGTTTTGGTGCCGGCGGCGACTTTGCCAATGCCTACGTTATAGCGCACGAAGTGGGGCACCATGTGCAAAACCTGCTGGGGGTAAGTGCAAAAATGGACCAGGCCCGCAGCCGGATGAGTGAACGCGAATACAACAAACTATCGGTAAAGCTTGAATTACAAGCCGATTTTTACGCTGGTGTTTGGGCTCATTACGAGCAAAGCATTAATAAGGCAATTAACGAAAAAGATATAGAAGATGCCTTGAATGCAGCCAACGCCATTGGCGACGACCGTTTACAAAAACAAAGCCAGGGCCATGTGGAACCCGACAGCTTTACCCATGGCACCAGCGCCCAGCGTGTTTACTGGTTTAAAAAAGGCTACGAAACAGGCGATGTAAAACAAGGGAACACGTTTGCCGATGACAGGTACGCTTTTCTGGCTAATTAG
- a CDS encoding SIMPL domain-containing protein: protein MKKLFIIATLLTFTYGAFAQAVDLRRKIEVTGTAEQEVTPDIINVTISLQEYMDGKKHIQISDLEDQLEKAVKDAGIPAADFTVNNVSAWNNTFQKKKQPDFLAGKQYGLRIKDLNKFNQIVSKIDPKGIQSTNIDSYDYSKINELKNELKLKALLSARDKASFLLNGLGNKLGDVLNITESDNSSFPQPRQYNTMMYKAAVADAPQSDIDFKKIKISLQINAVFEIK, encoded by the coding sequence ATGAAGAAGCTATTCATCATTGCCACCCTGCTAACATTTACTTACGGAGCCTTTGCGCAGGCTGTTGATTTGCGCCGCAAAATAGAAGTTACCGGCACCGCCGAGCAGGAAGTTACTCCCGATATCATCAACGTTACCATATCGCTGCAGGAATATATGGATGGTAAAAAGCACATCCAGATCTCGGACCTGGAAGACCAGCTTGAAAAAGCTGTTAAGGATGCAGGTATACCTGCCGCTGATTTTACCGTAAATAATGTATCGGCCTGGAACAATACCTTCCAGAAAAAGAAACAGCCTGATTTTTTAGCCGGCAAACAATACGGGCTGCGGATAAAAGACCTGAACAAGTTTAACCAGATTGTATCTAAAATAGATCCTAAAGGTATTCAGTCGACCAATATTGACAGCTACGACTATTCAAAAATAAACGAGCTGAAAAACGAACTGAAACTTAAAGCGCTGCTTTCGGCACGCGATAAGGCTTCATTTTTATTGAACGGACTTGGCAACAAACTGGGCGATGTGCTTAACATTACCGAAAGTGATAACAGCAGCTTCCCCCAGCCACGCCAGTACAACACCATGATGTATAAAGCTGCCGTTGCCGATGCCCCTCAATCCGACATCGACTTTAAAAAGATCAAGATCAGCCTGCAGATAAACGCAGTGTTTGAGATAAAGTAG
- the ku gene encoding non-homologous end joining protein Ku encodes MRSIWKGSIGFGLVSIPVKLYSAVQTSSLDLDMLDSRDHSRIRYQRVNEKTHKQVPYDKIVKGYKLANDDYVIVEDQDFEDAAPEKSKIIEIESFVDIADVNPMFYETSYYTEPDTKSNKAYALLLKALIQSKKAGLARFVLRSTESLCIVHPVDHALVVTRIRFAQEIRSAEDLDIAKDVTVSKKELDVGLALINQYAEDFDVSKFKDEYNDELLKIIKAKSKGKRATVKKLKPRETDSDDLYDQLMSSLKKKA; translated from the coding sequence ATGAGGTCTATCTGGAAAGGTTCAATTGGTTTTGGATTGGTTAGCATCCCGGTTAAACTGTATTCGGCAGTGCAAACAAGTTCGCTTGATTTGGATATGCTTGATAGCCGCGATCATTCACGCATCAGGTATCAGCGGGTAAACGAGAAAACGCATAAGCAGGTACCCTACGATAAAATTGTGAAGGGTTACAAACTGGCCAATGACGATTATGTGATTGTAGAGGACCAGGATTTTGAGGATGCCGCACCCGAAAAAAGTAAGATCATCGAGATTGAAAGCTTTGTGGATATTGCCGACGTAAACCCTATGTTTTACGAAACATCCTACTATACCGAGCCCGATACTAAAAGCAACAAGGCCTATGCACTTTTGCTGAAAGCCCTCATCCAGTCAAAAAAAGCGGGGCTGGCACGCTTTGTACTGCGCAGTACCGAAAGCCTGTGTATTGTGCACCCTGTTGATCATGCGCTGGTAGTTACCCGAATTCGTTTTGCACAGGAAATACGTAGTGCCGAAGATCTGGATATAGCCAAAGATGTAACTGTAAGTAAAAAAGAACTTGACGTTGGCCTTGCCCTTATTAACCAATATGCCGAGGATTTTGACGTATCTAAATTCAAAGATGAATACAACGACGAGTTGCTAAAAATTATCAAGGCCAAATCAAAAGGCAAACGGGCTACGGTTAAGAAACTTAAACCACGTGAAACCGATAGCGATGACCTGTATGATCAATTGATGAGCAGTTTGAAAAAGAAAGCCTGA
- the pfkA gene encoding 6-phosphofructokinase, which translates to MTQIKKIGLYTSGGDSPGMNAAIRAVVRTAIYYGIEVMGIRRGYEGMTKGDFVPMNRKSVSNIIQRGGTILKTARCDNFRTPEGRQQAYDHLKKNNIDALVGIGGDGTFTGAKVFGAEYDMPIIGLPGTIDNDLMGTDFTIGYDTAINTVVEAVDKIRDTAESHDRLFIVEVMGRDSGLIALRTGIAAGAEAILIPEHKGGMEGLFNRLEHGRKDKTSRIVIVAEGEEAGGAFEVGRLVQERFPNYDTRISILGHIQRGGAPSCMDRVLASRVGAAAVEALRDGHRNEMIGIIHNEIAYTPFEHAIKHHVEINPNLLKLVEILSM; encoded by the coding sequence ATGACGCAGATTAAAAAAATAGGACTTTATACTTCGGGCGGAGATTCGCCGGGCATGAACGCTGCCATCAGGGCGGTTGTACGTACGGCTATATATTATGGTATCGAGGTGATGGGCATTCGCCGTGGTTATGAAGGCATGACTAAGGGCGATTTTGTACCCATGAACCGCAAATCGGTTTCAAACATTATTCAACGCGGCGGTACTATACTAAAAACCGCACGCTGCGATAACTTCCGCACGCCCGAAGGCCGCCAGCAGGCATATGACCATCTTAAAAAAAATAACATTGATGCCCTTGTAGGTATTGGTGGCGATGGTACATTTACCGGGGCCAAAGTTTTTGGTGCCGAATATGATATGCCTATCATTGGCCTGCCAGGTACTATTGATAACGATTTAATGGGCACCGATTTTACTATAGGTTATGATACCGCCATTAATACGGTTGTTGAGGCTGTAGATAAAATTCGCGACACAGCAGAATCACATGACCGCCTGTTTATAGTTGAGGTAATGGGGCGCGACTCGGGCCTGATCGCCTTACGTACAGGCATTGCCGCAGGAGCCGAAGCTATACTTATCCCCGAACATAAAGGCGGCATGGAAGGCTTATTTAACCGCCTTGAGCACGGCCGTAAAGATAAAACATCGCGTATTGTAATTGTTGCCGAAGGCGAAGAAGCCGGTGGTGCATTTGAGGTAGGGCGCCTGGTACAGGAGCGTTTCCCTAATTATGATACCCGCATATCTATACTGGGCCACATCCAGCGTGGTGGCGCCCCAAGCTGTATGGATAGGGTTTTGGCCAGCCGGGTAGGCGCAGCCGCTGTTGAAGCTTTAAGAGACGGCCACCGCAACGAGATGATTGGTATCATCCACAACGAAATTGCCTATACACCGTTTGAGCACGCCATTAAACACCATGTGGAGATTAATCCCAACCTATTGAAGCTGGTTGAGATTTTATCGATGTAA
- a CDS encoding protein-disulfide reductase DsbD family protein, whose protein sequence is MNLFKKINWLPTSIAVVTLLIIFGLNAPKPVYAAQKSGKDTTAAPADIQFTSIPTAADSIAIRKKAAMQDAEKLSQQAAAAAKQSVVAAKQAAHSKPEVPKTLWQIFIEGLIGGFTAVILPCIYPLLPLTVSFFTKKSGSRSKAIMQSSIYGVSIIVIYVTLGLLISIIFGSSALNQLATNGIFNMFFFLLLIVFGISFLGAFEITLPSSLANKLDENADKGGLAGIFFMASTLVVVSFSCTGPIIGTLLVDAASKGDRLGPAMGMFGFSLALALPFTIFALFPSALKSLPKSGGWLNSVKVVLGFLELAFALKFLSNVDLAYHWHWFDREVFLSLWIAIGIMVGLYLLGKIKFSHDSDAPYLSIPRVFLSIIVFAFVVYMIPGLWGAPLKSIGAFLPPIGTQDFDLSPVPGGAIATTAKQDGRARKYAANYSALTIKGLAPWFDYDQALQVSKELHKPILIDFTGFACVNCRNMEANVWSDPVVFSKLQNDFVLLQLVVDDKAALDIKDQYTSTYSFKKITNIGDKWSELEASRFNSNSQPLYVMLDSDGREMTDKNGTVLPHYNADYHIDRYIKFLDSGIAAYKK, encoded by the coding sequence ATGAACCTATTTAAAAAGATCAACTGGTTACCAACGTCAATAGCTGTAGTAACCCTGCTTATTATATTTGGCTTAAACGCGCCAAAACCGGTTTACGCGGCGCAAAAAAGCGGTAAGGATACAACAGCGGCGCCTGCCGATATACAGTTTACCAGTATCCCTACCGCGGCCGATAGTATTGCCATACGTAAAAAGGCGGCAATGCAGGATGCAGAAAAACTTTCGCAACAAGCAGCAGCAGCGGCAAAACAATCGGTAGTTGCTGCCAAACAAGCGGCTCATTCAAAACCCGAGGTACCAAAAACACTTTGGCAAATATTTATAGAGGGCCTTATTGGGGGCTTTACCGCGGTAATACTCCCTTGTATTTACCCTTTATTGCCATTAACCGTTAGCTTTTTTACCAAAAAGAGCGGCAGCCGCAGTAAAGCAATTATGCAATCCTCTATTTACGGGGTATCAATCATTGTAATATACGTAACGCTTGGATTATTAATCTCTATAATTTTTGGTTCAAGCGCGCTTAACCAGCTGGCTACAAATGGCATATTCAATATGTTTTTCTTCCTGCTGCTTATTGTTTTTGGTATATCGTTCCTGGGGGCATTTGAAATTACATTGCCAAGTTCACTGGCCAACAAGCTCGACGAAAATGCTGACAAAGGAGGCCTTGCAGGCATCTTTTTTATGGCATCAACCCTGGTGGTTGTTTCGTTTTCATGTACCGGGCCTATTATAGGCACATTGCTGGTAGATGCCGCCTCAAAAGGCGACAGGCTTGGGCCGGCAATGGGCATGTTTGGCTTTTCTTTAGCGCTGGCATTGCCGTTTACTATTTTTGCTTTGTTCCCCTCTGCCTTAAAAAGCTTACCAAAATCGGGCGGATGGCTAAACAGTGTAAAGGTGGTTTTGGGCTTCCTTGAATTGGCTTTCGCCCTGAAGTTCTTATCGAATGTTGACCTGGCCTATCATTGGCATTGGTTTGACAGGGAAGTGTTTTTATCGCTTTGGATAGCCATTGGTATAATGGTAGGGCTGTATCTTTTAGGCAAAATTAAGTTTTCACATGATAGCGATGCGCCCTATCTATCTATCCCAAGGGTGTTTCTGTCCATAATTGTATTTGCATTCGTAGTTTATATGATTCCGGGCCTGTGGGGCGCTCCGCTCAAATCTATCGGAGCCTTTTTACCACCAATAGGCACACAGGACTTTGACCTTTCGCCGGTGCCGGGAGGCGCTATTGCCACCACAGCAAAACAAGATGGCAGAGCGCGAAAATATGCTGCAAATTATTCGGCCCTTACCATAAAAGGCCTGGCCCCATGGTTTGATTACGACCAGGCTTTGCAGGTTTCAAAAGAACTGCATAAACCAATACTGATTGATTTTACAGGCTTTGCCTGCGTTAACTGCCGAAACATGGAAGCCAACGTATGGTCGGACCCGGTGGTATTTAGTAAACTACAGAACGACTTTGTACTTTTACAACTTGTGGTAGATGATAAAGCGGCCTTAGATATTAAAGATCAGTACACATCAACCTACAGTTTTAAAAAGATAACTAACATTGGCGATAAGTGGAGCGAGTTGGAAGCAAGCCGCTTCAACTCAAATTCGCAGCCATTATATGTGATGCTTGATAGCGATGGCAGGGAAATGACCGATAAAAACGGAACTGTTTTGCCACACTATAATGCCGACTACCATATTGACCGTTACATCAAATTTTTAGATAGCGGTATAGCCGCTTATAAAAAGTGA